One genomic region from Clostridium saccharobutylicum DSM 13864 encodes:
- the yjeM gene encoding glutamate/gamma-aminobutyrate family transporter YjeM, whose protein sequence is MENTEKQKKLTLLTLILMIFTSVFGFANMPRSYYLMGYGAIPWFILGAITFFIPYAFMMAEYGAAFKDEKGGIYSWMEKSVGPKFAFVGIFMWYASYIIWMTNICSTIWIPLSNTIFGVDITSTWSLLGLSSTKTIGILGSIWVTVVFLISKKGMSKITKFTSIGGIACALLNVVLIVGACIVLILNKGQLAEQITSTMSFVNSPNPAYSSTSSMLSFLVFAIFAFGGIEAVGGLVDQTENAEKTFPKGITIAAVVISIGYSLGIFCVGVFTKWSSVLVGDNVNMANVAYVVMNNLGFTLGNSLGLSNSICIQMGNWVARFVGLSMFLSLTGAFFTLSYAPLKQLIEGTPAKLWPGKMAEIDESGMPINAMIIQTIIVVVMVLLISMGGKNAKAFFEMLILMTNVAMTLPYLFLSTAFISFKKKDSILKPFVVFKNKNIAVIVAVIVTATVGFANIFTIIEPSLKGDYTSTIVMIAGPVVFTILALIIHYIGSKK, encoded by the coding sequence ATGGAAAACACTGAAAAACAGAAAAAGCTGACACTATTGACATTAATTCTTATGATTTTCACATCAGTATTTGGGTTCGCTAATATGCCAAGATCATATTACCTTATGGGATATGGGGCAATTCCTTGGTTTATACTAGGAGCTATAACATTTTTTATACCTTATGCTTTTATGATGGCGGAATATGGCGCAGCCTTCAAAGATGAAAAGGGAGGTATATATTCTTGGATGGAGAAATCAGTAGGGCCTAAATTTGCATTTGTGGGAATATTTATGTGGTATGCATCTTATATAATTTGGATGACTAACATATGTTCAACTATTTGGATTCCATTATCAAATACAATTTTTGGAGTTGATATAACATCAACTTGGAGTCTGCTCGGATTAAGTTCTACAAAAACTATTGGAATATTAGGATCTATTTGGGTAACGGTAGTATTTTTAATCTCAAAAAAAGGGATGAGCAAAATTACTAAATTTACATCAATAGGTGGAATTGCATGTGCATTATTGAATGTAGTATTAATAGTTGGAGCATGTATAGTACTTATTTTAAATAAAGGACAACTTGCAGAGCAAATTACATCAACAATGTCATTTGTTAATTCACCAAATCCAGCATATTCTAGTACTAGTTCCATGCTTTCATTCTTGGTTTTTGCAATTTTTGCATTTGGAGGTATTGAAGCAGTTGGGGGACTTGTTGATCAAACTGAAAATGCTGAAAAGACATTTCCGAAAGGAATAACAATTGCAGCAGTAGTTATATCTATTGGTTATTCACTTGGAATTTTCTGTGTAGGTGTATTTACAAAGTGGAGCAGTGTATTAGTAGGAGATAATGTAAACATGGCTAATGTAGCTTATGTTGTTATGAATAATTTAGGATTTACACTAGGAAATTCACTTGGTTTGAGTAATTCAATATGCATTCAAATGGGTAATTGGGTTGCTAGATTCGTAGGTTTATCAATGTTTTTATCCTTAACAGGTGCATTTTTTACGTTGTCATATGCACCACTTAAGCAATTAATAGAAGGAACACCAGCTAAGTTATGGCCAGGAAAAATGGCTGAAATAGATGAAAGTGGAATGCCAATAAATGCTATGATTATTCAAACAATAATAGTTGTAGTTATGGTATTACTTATATCAATGGGTGGAAAAAATGCTAAAGCATTTTTTGAAATGTTAATTTTAATGACAAATGTTGCTATGACATTACCATATCTATTTTTATCAACAGCCTTTATTTCATTTAAGAAGAAAGATAGTATATTAAAACCATTTGTAGTTTTTAAAAATAAGAACATAGCAGTAATTGTGGCTGTTATAGTTACTGCTACGGTTGGATTTGCTAATATATTTACAATTATAGAACCGTCACTTAAAGGTGATTATACATCAACGATTGTAATGATTGCAGGACCTGTAGTATTTACAATTTTAGCATTAATAATTCATTATATTGGATCAAAAAAATAG
- a CDS encoding D-alanyl-D-alanine carboxypeptidase family protein: MRKSIKSITIILLSFIFAQILCINVSADTKFRVNARCAIAMDKESGTVLFEQNAYELVPMASTTKILTALIAIEQGDLDRKLTISKKAASIRGSTVGYKADEEITLRELIYGLMFRSGNDAAIAIAEGLGGSVEGFSEIMNHYARGIGILDSHFESPHGLDSSEHYSSAYDLAILTSKGMDYDLFREVVGSKEISKDKYNFTRDYNNINKILWKIPGANGVKTGTTGQAGKCLVSSVNKNGKDIIIVVLNCPDRWNVTDKIYKHVSETVAFENQNVKELI; this comes from the coding sequence ATGAGGAAGAGTATAAAAAGTATTACTATAATATTACTGAGTTTTATATTTGCTCAAATTTTATGTATAAATGTAAGTGCTGATACAAAATTTAGAGTAAATGCGAGATGTGCAATTGCTATGGATAAAGAAAGTGGTACAGTATTATTTGAACAAAATGCATATGAGTTAGTGCCAATGGCTAGTACAACCAAAATACTTACAGCTCTTATTGCTATTGAACAAGGTGATTTAGATAGAAAACTAACTATAAGTAAGAAAGCAGCTAGTATTAGAGGGTCTACTGTTGGATATAAAGCAGATGAAGAAATTACTTTAAGAGAATTAATTTATGGACTTATGTTTAGGTCAGGAAATGATGCAGCTATAGCAATAGCTGAAGGATTAGGAGGTTCAGTAGAAGGTTTTTCAGAAATAATGAACCATTATGCTAGAGGAATTGGAATATTAGATTCACATTTTGAATCACCTCATGGTTTAGATAGCAGTGAACATTATTCTTCTGCTTATGATTTAGCAATACTTACATCAAAAGGAATGGACTATGATTTGTTTAGAGAAGTTGTAGGTTCGAAGGAAATTTCTAAAGATAAATATAATTTTACTAGAGATTATAATAATATAAACAAAATTCTTTGGAAGATTCCAGGTGCAAATGGAGTAAAGACAGGTACTACTGGCCAAGCAGGAAAGTGTTTGGTTTCATCAGTTAATAAAAATGGAAAAGATATAATAATTGTAGTATTGAATTGTCCTGATAGATGGAACGTAACTGATAAAATATATAAACATGTATCAGAAACAGTTGCTTTTGAAAATCAAAATGTTAAAGAATTAATATAA
- a CDS encoding sulfide/dihydroorotate dehydrogenase-like FAD/NAD-binding protein — protein sequence MIKETVDCIDAGTEYCPCKLAESGQCLICSQCQGECFCDCLNWKGVCIYQELNNNGYKAKEGRKTYDCNVENVIKYDDNIVIIKFKAPHKLALDLVKPGSYIFIKTDENKYFDVPISIMNSDIDNDIITVAVEIRGIKTTKLKNINANENISIRGPYWNGVFGLKNILAQNNNKCLILARGIGLAPMMPVIRKLIYQNNEINIVIDKSPFETNIAKELLNDYSTKYTEKILLDKGNLSDYAKVVIKDALNDGVNYIHVAGADILTYNIINYLNDIDRNDVMLSCCNNFKMCCGEGICGACTARFAGHKVRRFCKEQADPRSIFEGRRFI from the coding sequence ATGATAAAGGAAACTGTTGATTGTATAGATGCTGGAACTGAATACTGCCCTTGCAAACTGGCAGAATCTGGGCAATGTTTGATTTGTTCTCAATGCCAAGGTGAATGTTTTTGCGATTGCTTAAACTGGAAGGGGGTTTGTATATATCAAGAACTTAACAATAATGGTTATAAGGCAAAAGAAGGACGTAAGACTTATGACTGTAATGTAGAAAATGTAATTAAATATGATGATAATATAGTTATTATTAAATTCAAAGCCCCACATAAATTGGCTTTAGATTTAGTCAAACCTGGAAGTTACATTTTTATAAAGACAGATGAAAATAAGTATTTTGATGTTCCAATTTCAATTATGAACTCAGATATAGATAATGATATCATTACAGTTGCTGTGGAAATCAGAGGAATAAAAACCACTAAATTAAAAAATATAAACGCAAACGAAAACATATCAATTAGAGGACCATATTGGAATGGTGTATTTGGACTCAAAAATATATTAGCTCAAAATAATAATAAATGTCTAATTCTTGCTAGAGGCATTGGGCTAGCTCCTATGATGCCTGTAATAAGAAAATTGATTTATCAAAATAACGAGATTAATATTGTTATAGATAAAAGTCCATTTGAAACTAATATTGCAAAAGAACTTTTGAATGATTACTCAACAAAATATACAGAAAAAATATTATTGGATAAAGGAAACTTATCCGATTATGCTAAAGTTGTAATAAAAGATGCCCTTAATGATGGTGTAAATTACATTCATGTAGCTGGTGCTGATATATTAACTTATAATATTATAAATTATTTAAATGACATTGATAGAAATGATGTTATGCTTTCTTGTTGTAATAATTTCAAAATGTGTTGTGGCGAAGGAATTTGCGGAGCTTGCACTGCAAGATTTGCTGGGCACAAAGTAAGGCGATTCTGTAAAGAGCAAGCTGATCCAAGAAGTATATTTGAAGGGAGAAGATTTATATGA
- a CDS encoding DUF2953 domain-containing protein has translation MPIPLKITAYYTTNNYYIKLYNFTIFSNKNKKEIVKEKTPYDKKAKTIFSKYNFKNINYKSLIKKLYNSKFKPFLRISFKLDYSLSDAAKTGFFYGILYQLIPLIYIIINIPFKSTKFKYDINPIFEDNPLLKFETSSIFFFSIANIIYVLFILFKFIIKTREVPPLK, from the coding sequence ATGCCTATTCCATTAAAAATTACTGCTTATTATACTACAAACAACTATTATATTAAATTATACAACTTTACTATTTTCTCTAACAAAAATAAAAAAGAAATTGTAAAAGAAAAAACGCCTTATGATAAAAAAGCAAAAACAATATTTTCTAAATATAATTTTAAAAATATAAATTATAAATCTTTGATAAAAAAACTATATAACTCGAAGTTTAAACCTTTTTTAAGAATAAGTTTTAAATTAGATTATTCTCTTAGCGATGCTGCTAAAACAGGATTTTTTTATGGTATATTATATCAATTAATACCTTTAATTTACATTATCATTAATATTCCATTTAAAAGCACTAAATTCAAATATGATATAAATCCTATATTTGAAGATAATCCTTTACTAAAATTTGAAACTTCAAGTATATTTTTCTTTTCAATTGCAAATATTATATATGTATTATTCATTTTGTTTAAATTTATAATAAAAACAAGGGAGGTGCCCCCTTTAAAATAG
- the scpB gene encoding SMC-Scp complex subunit ScpB, with protein MSNSKAIQIPFIDDMRKNSLKSAIESLLFASGEPLSLNDLANHLEEKSKLIEILIQEMMEEYDKPIRGIKIICIKGGYQLVTKSENADYIQKLLKKNKRQSLSQASIESLAIIAYKQPITRIDIDEIRGVKSESAIQRLVEKELIKEVGRLEVPGRPILYGTTEEFLRQFELRDLEELPSLDLFGHEDIQEEIDINENNSSQLE; from the coding sequence ATGTCTAATAGTAAAGCAATTCAAATTCCTTTTATAGATGATATGAGAAAAAATTCTTTAAAATCAGCTATAGAATCTTTATTATTTGCCAGTGGTGAACCTTTAAGTTTAAATGATTTAGCAAATCATCTTGAAGAAAAATCTAAACTTATCGAAATTCTTATTCAAGAGATGATGGAGGAATATGATAAACCAATTAGGGGAATAAAGATAATATGCATAAAAGGAGGCTATCAACTAGTTACTAAATCAGAAAATGCAGATTATATTCAAAAACTTTTGAAGAAAAATAAAAGACAATCTTTATCTCAAGCATCAATAGAAAGTTTGGCTATAATAGCATACAAACAACCAATAACTAGAATTGATATAGACGAAATAAGAGGTGTAAAATCTGAGAGTGCTATTCAAAGGTTAGTAGAAAAAGAATTGATAAAAGAAGTTGGTAGATTAGAAGTTCCAGGAAGACCAATTTTATATGGGACTACGGAGGAATTTTTAAGACAATTTGAATTAAGAGATTTAGAAGAACTTCCTTCATTGGACTTATTTGGGCACGAGGATATTCAAGAAGAAATAGATATAAATGAAAATAATTCGAGTCAATTAGAGTAA
- a CDS encoding FAD-dependent oxidoreductase yields the protein MKVVIIGGGWAGCAAALSAKKAGADVTIIEKTDLLLGLGNVGGIMRNNGRFTASEELIALGCGDLIQITDKVSTHTNIDFPGHKHATLYNVNMIEGEVRKYLTSFNINLLMESRVTDINLDNKKINGVYLSDGTYIDGDVFIETTGTTGPMGNCLRYGNGCSMCVLRCPAFGPRISISQRCGVADLQGERGDDILGAFSGSCKLAKESLSEEIRNELDSKGVVILKVPEEDVNYGKLSTKVCQQYALKEFAENIILLDTGHAKLMTTYYPLHKLRKIKGLENAKYVDPYAGSKGNSIRYLSVAPRTNDLKVTGVDNLFCAGEKSGLFVGHTEAICTGTLAGHNAVKLVMGMPLLILPSSIAIGDLISYANEKAATREGRKDRYTFAGASYFKRMQKLGLYTTDIAEIQSRIDKINLTNIFNQKLC from the coding sequence ATGAAAGTTGTTATTATTGGTGGCGGCTGGGCTGGTTGTGCCGCAGCTTTAAGTGCCAAAAAAGCTGGTGCGGATGTTACTATAATAGAAAAGACTGATCTTTTACTTGGTCTTGGTAACGTTGGCGGTATAATGAGAAACAATGGAAGATTCACAGCATCAGAAGAACTTATTGCTCTTGGCTGTGGAGACTTGATACAAATTACTGATAAAGTTTCTACTCACACCAATATAGATTTTCCAGGTCACAAGCATGCTACTTTATACAATGTTAATATGATTGAAGGTGAAGTTCGTAAATACTTAACTTCATTTAATATTAATCTTTTAATGGAAAGCCGTGTTACTGATATTAATTTAGATAATAAAAAAATTAATGGAGTATATCTTAGCGATGGAACTTATATAGATGGCGATGTTTTTATTGAAACTACTGGTACAACTGGACCTATGGGAAATTGTTTACGATATGGAAATGGTTGTTCTATGTGTGTCTTAAGGTGCCCTGCTTTTGGTCCAAGAATTAGTATAAGCCAAAGATGTGGTGTTGCTGATCTTCAAGGTGAGAGAGGCGATGATATACTTGGTGCCTTCTCAGGTTCATGTAAATTAGCTAAAGAAAGCTTATCAGAAGAAATAAGAAATGAACTTGATTCTAAAGGCGTTGTAATATTAAAAGTTCCAGAAGAAGATGTTAATTATGGTAAATTAAGTACAAAAGTTTGCCAGCAATATGCATTAAAGGAATTTGCAGAAAATATAATACTTTTAGATACAGGTCATGCTAAACTTATGACTACTTATTATCCTTTGCATAAACTCAGAAAAATTAAAGGTTTAGAAAATGCCAAATATGTTGATCCTTATGCAGGCAGTAAGGGTAATTCAATAAGATATTTATCCGTTGCTCCTAGAACAAATGATTTAAAAGTTACTGGTGTAGATAATTTATTCTGTGCCGGAGAAAAAAGTGGATTATTTGTTGGACATACCGAAGCAATCTGCACAGGAACTTTAGCTGGTCACAATGCTGTAAAATTAGTTATGGGTATGCCACTATTAATCCTTCCTTCTTCTATTGCTATTGGTGATTTAATATCATATGCCAATGAAAAAGCAGCAACAAGGGAAGGTAGAAAAGACAGGTATACTTTCGCAGGAGCTAGCTATTTCAAGAGAATGCAGAAATTAGGTCTTTATACTACTGATATAGCTGAAATTCAATCAAGAATTGATAAGATTAATCTTACTAATATTTTCAATCAAAAACTATGTTAA
- a CDS encoding lysophospholipid acyltransferase family protein, whose protein sequence is MFFKIIIYVIYMIFMRMKGLKYNYLKKIKGQDLASKYVQKVAYLWSEFTLNIIGIDLDVTGKENIPNEPCVFIGNHSSILDIPIILYSSNKKMGFIAKKELLKTPFIGYWIKRSGSVPIDRENPKSAIKSINDGVENLKNGYCLGIFPEGTRNKEGKVGEFKRGSLKLATKSQVPIVPVSIDRASRSFEDNKKFKPNKIKVVYGKPIYTNSLSKEDEKLLMNNIRNTIISNLNMS, encoded by the coding sequence ATGTTTTTTAAAATTATTATCTATGTAATTTATATGATATTTATGAGAATGAAAGGTCTAAAATATAATTATCTTAAAAAAATTAAAGGTCAAGACTTGGCTTCTAAGTATGTGCAAAAAGTTGCCTATCTATGGAGTGAATTTACGCTAAATATAATAGGCATAGATTTAGACGTAACTGGTAAAGAGAATATTCCTAATGAACCATGTGTATTTATAGGAAATCATTCTAGTATACTAGACATTCCAATAATACTTTATTCATCAAATAAAAAAATGGGATTTATAGCAAAAAAAGAACTTTTAAAAACACCATTTATAGGTTATTGGATAAAAAGAAGTGGTAGTGTACCAATCGACAGAGAAAACCCAAAAAGCGCTATTAAATCAATAAATGATGGAGTTGAAAACTTAAAGAATGGTTATTGTCTTGGAATATTTCCAGAGGGAACTCGAAATAAGGAAGGAAAGGTTGGTGAATTTAAAAGAGGCAGTTTAAAACTTGCTACAAAATCTCAAGTACCTATAGTTCCTGTGAGCATAGATAGAGCTTCCAGATCATTTGAAGATAATAAAAAATTTAAACCAAATAAGATAAAAGTAGTTTACGGAAAGCCAATATATACAAATTCTCTCTCAAAAGAAGATGAAAAATTATTAATGAACAATATTAGAAATACTATAATATCCAATTTGAATATGTCTTAA
- a CDS encoding cell wall binding repeat-containing protein: protein MKNKLLKAVIAIMFTGLSTLVLPVGVNAEWKQNSTGWWYEDGNSYATGWKSIGGNWYYFYSNGYMASNTAIDGYYLNSSGAWVPNAYVGTSKGKTLFYINRGYEKNNKKYIEGYFDRFVTDLDEARDYERRTGDQVIVHDDTGDYIPDDGFDMPISNTTVLEVADNVNISEIDFNSKGQVLIVNKDFNSIIVGKYKDRPIFEITIKDGMVTELHQEYRP from the coding sequence ATGAAGAATAAATTGTTAAAGGCGGTTATAGCAATAATGTTTACAGGTTTAAGTACATTGGTGTTACCAGTGGGGGTAAATGCAGAGTGGAAACAAAATAGTACAGGCTGGTGGTATGAAGATGGCAATTCATATGCTACAGGGTGGAAATCAATTGGTGGAAATTGGTACTATTTCTATTCTAATGGGTATATGGCTAGTAATACAGCAATTGATGGTTACTATTTAAATTCTAGTGGAGCTTGGGTTCCTAATGCATATGTTGGTACTAGCAAAGGAAAAACATTGTTTTATATAAACAGAGGATATGAAAAGAATAATAAAAAATATATAGAGGGATATTTTGATAGGTTTGTTACTGATTTAGATGAAGCTAGGGATTATGAAAGAAGAACTGGAGATCAAGTAATTGTCCATGATGATACTGGAGATTATATACCAGATGATGGTTTTGATATGCCTATTAGTAATACTACAGTATTAGAAGTTGCGGATAATGTGAATATTAGTGAAATTGATTTTAATAGTAAAGGACAAGTTCTGATTGTTAATAAAGATTTTAACAGTATAATTGTTGGTAAATATAAGGATAGGCCAATTTTTGAAATAACTATTAAAGATGGCATGGTAACAGAATTGCATCAAGAGTATAGACCTTAA
- the ytfJ gene encoding GerW family sporulation protein — protein MANEQPVENLMKNTIENLRNMIDVNTVIGDAVETKDGTYIIPVSRLSFGFASGGSEYSKPNADNSIFPFGGGSGAGASVRPVAFLVVKEDSVRMLPVDADTTYDRIVDTVPQILDMIKSLVKDLSCKNKNSSKDNKNCDDKNKNSDNGNNTNVDSYAQNNNCCDNHNI, from the coding sequence ATGGCAAATGAACAACCAGTTGAAAATTTAATGAAAAACACCATAGAGAATCTTAGAAACATGATTGATGTAAATACAGTAATTGGAGATGCTGTTGAAACAAAAGATGGAACTTACATAATACCAGTTTCAAGATTATCATTTGGTTTTGCATCTGGCGGTAGTGAATATTCAAAGCCAAATGCTGATAATTCAATCTTTCCATTTGGCGGTGGCTCCGGCGCTGGTGCATCTGTAAGACCAGTTGCATTTTTAGTAGTTAAAGAAGATAGCGTTAGAATGTTACCTGTTGATGCCGATACTACTTATGATAGAATTGTTGATACTGTTCCTCAAATTTTAGATATGATAAAAAGTCTAGTTAAAGATTTAAGCTGTAAGAATAAAAATAGCAGCAAAGATAATAAAAATTGTGATGATAAGAATAAAAATTCTGATAATGGAAATAATACTAATGTTGACAGTTATGCTCAAAATAATAACTGTTGTGATAATCATAATATTTAA
- a CDS encoding segregation/condensation protein A: MELPKIKINDFEGPFDLLLHLIKKNQMSIYNVKIYEITNQYLNYLNTMKEMDLEITSEFIVVAATLIEIKSKYLLPKPKKEEENEEDEEKNLLEKLIVYKKIKGVSQFFKDRYISAGEVYGKKPEIIEERKQSNAKEDLFKNTSLLELYNIYNNLLEIYNNKQNRNNVIQKKIYVDKYKIEDKQQIILERLKKGDVNDFEDLARDCECKLERIVTFLALLEMIKQRMVKVYQSDSFMKIIIERREEDV, from the coding sequence ATGGAACTTCCGAAAATTAAAATTAATGACTTTGAAGGTCCTTTTGATTTATTATTACATTTAATAAAGAAAAATCAAATGAGTATATATAATGTAAAAATATATGAGATAACTAATCAATATCTAAATTATCTTAATACTATGAAAGAGATGGATTTAGAAATTACATCTGAATTTATTGTAGTTGCAGCTACATTAATAGAAATAAAATCTAAGTATCTATTACCTAAGCCAAAAAAAGAAGAGGAAAACGAAGAGGATGAAGAAAAGAACCTTCTTGAAAAGCTTATAGTTTATAAGAAAATAAAAGGTGTATCACAATTTTTTAAGGATAGATATATTAGTGCAGGAGAAGTATATGGAAAAAAACCAGAAATAATAGAAGAAAGGAAACAAAGTAATGCCAAAGAGGATTTATTCAAAAATACAAGTCTTTTAGAATTATATAATATATATAACAATCTGCTAGAGATTTATAATAATAAACAGAATAGAAATAATGTTATACAAAAGAAAATTTATGTTGATAAATATAAAATAGAAGACAAGCAGCAGATAATCCTAGAGAGATTAAAAAAAGGAGATGTTAATGATTTTGAAGATCTTGCAAGAGATTGCGAATGCAAATTAGAGCGAATTGTAACCTTTTTAGCATTACTTGAAATGATTAAACAAAGGATGGTTAAGGTTTATCAAAGCGATAGTTTTATGAAGATAATAATTGAGAGGAGAGAAGAAGATGTCTAA